Genomic window (Blastocatellia bacterium):
CTTCGAAGAAATTAAAATTCGGATCAACCTGCGTGCCGATGCCTTCGAGCGTCATCATGGCGCGCACGATGTAGGTAAAGCTCGCGGGGATGCGGAAAGGGAACTCGTAGATGACGTGCGCCAGGTCGAAGAGCAGTTCTTTGAACTTCACGTCTCTCAGCTTCAGGCTCAGGTAGCGGTCGAACAAGCCTTCGATGATCGGCTTGAAGCGCGCTTCCTCGTCCGGCGATAGCTCGATGAATCCTAGCCGCACCATATCTTCGACCAGGCCCGGCACGTCACGCTCGACGATGTGAAAGAAGGCGTTGATCAGTTGCGATTGCAACTCGACGGGCAAGCGGCCCACCATGCCGAAATCGAAAAACGCCAGCCGGCCATCCGGCATGACGCGCAGGTTGCCGGGGTGCGGGTCGGCGTGAAAGAAACCATCTTCGAGCAACTGCTTCAGGTAAGTCCGCGCCAATAGCTTGACGACTTCGTGCGGATTACGGCCGGCGGCGCTGAGCGCTTCAACCTCCGTGACCTTCAAGCCTTCGATGAACTCCATCACGATGACCCGCGACGACGAGAAAATCTCGTAGATGCGCGGCACATAGACGTCCGGCCACTTCTCGAAGTTGCGGCGAAAGGTTTCGGCGTTGCGCACCTCTGCGCGGTAATCCATCTCTTCATAAATGTGTGCGCGGAACTCGTCAATCGTGCCCTGCCAGTCGACGCCGCGAACCAGATTGGGATAACGCGCCGCAAAGCGGGCGATGCGCCGCAGCACGCGCAAGTCGAATTCGATCTGCGTCGCGAGGTTCGGGCGTTGCATTTTGATGGCGACCGTCTGGCCCGTGCGCAACTGGCCGCGATGCACCTGGCCGAGCGAGGCGGCGGCGACCGGGCGATCCTCGAAGTCCTTAAAGATGTCTTCGATTTTGACGTGCAGCTCCGACTCGACGATCTGGCGGGCGATTTCGGAAGGGAAGGGCGGCACTTCATCTTGCAGCGCCGAAAGCTCTTGAATGTATTCGATGGGCAGCAAGTCTGCGCGCGTCGCCAGGGTCTGCCCGGTCTTAATGAAGGTCGGGCCGAGCTTGAGGAACTTTTCGCGCAGCATAGCGCCTTCCTCGTGTCGCTCGGCGGCGGTCTTTTCGCGCTTGCGGCCCAGCCAGTCACGCGAGTTGACGAAAGCGCGCAGGCCGAACAGGGCGAACGAGATGAAGATGCGCAGCATGCGCAGGTAGCCGCGAATGCCGATGCGCTCGTCGGGAGTCCCGGCTCCTGTCTTTGCCGGCGTGACGGTGATTGAGCGAGGGGTGATGACGGTCGTCGAAGGCGGCGGAGTTTCCGCCGTGACCCTGGTTAAATTGGATTGGTTCTCCTGCATCAACTGTTGATACGCATTCGAGCTGCCGGACGTTGCCTCAAGAAAATTTTATCACACTGCGGCTGCCTGGGGGCGCGGGCGACGGCGACCTGGGAGCGCGGGCGGGACGCCCGCATGGCTTCACATGCGACAGACCGGCGGGCGGGACGCCCGCGCTCCCAGGCTATTTGAAAGTCACGCGCAGATACTTGCGCTTGCCGACCTGAATCAACAGGCTCTCGCCCGCCTGCTGACCTATCTCGGCTTTGACATCAATGACGCGCTCGCCGTCAACGCGGACGCTGCCTTGCTGAATCTGTCGCTGCGCGTCTGACACGGATGATGCGAGATTGTGCGAAGCCAGCAGCTTGGCCAGACGGATCGCGCCCGCCGGCAAGTCGATTTCCGGAGTGTCTTCAGGCGCGTGATGCCCGCGGAATATGCGGTCGAATTCATCCGACGCCGCCTGCGCCTCGGCGGCGGAATGAAAATCACCGACGATGCGCCGGCCCAGCTCGGCCTTGATGTCGCGAGGGTTGCGCTCGGCTTGCGCGGCGGCCTCTTTCAGCGCATTGATTTCGGCGGGCTGTAGGTCGGTCAGCAGCTCGTAGTAACGCCACATCAGGTCGTCGCTCACCGACATCACTTTGCCGAACATCTCGCGCGGCGCTTCGGTAATGCCGATGTAGTTGCCGTAGCTCTTCGACATCTTGCGCACGCCATCCAGCCCTTCGAGCAGCGGCGTCGTCATCACCACTTGCGGGTCTTTGCTGCCGTAGCCTTGCTGCACCTGCCGCGCCATCAGCAGGTTGACTTTCTGGTCGGTGCCGCCTAGCTCGACGTCGGCTTCAAGCGCCACCGAGTCATAGCCCTGCGCCAGCGGGTAGAGCAGCTCGTGGACGCCAATCGGAATCTGCGCGTCAACGCGCTTCTTGAACTCGTCGCGTTCGAGCAACTGCGCGACGGTCGCTTTCGCCGCCAGCTTGATGAAATCCGCCGCGCTGAATTTCGCGAACCACTCGTTGTTGAACCTTAGCTCGGTCAGCTCAGGATCGAGCAGCTTGAAGACTTGCTCTTTATAGGTCTCGGCGTTTGCCAGTATCTGTTCCGGCGTCAGCGCCGGGCGCGTCGCCGACCTTCCCGTCGGGTCACCGATCAAGCCCGTAAAATCGCCGATCAAGAAAATCACGCGATGGCCAAGCATCTGGAAGTGGCGCATCTTGCGAATCAACACGGTGTGGCCGATGTGCAGGTCGGGCGCGGTCGGATCAAACCCGGCTTTCACCCTGAGCGGCTTGCCGGTCTTCTCGGCCTGTGCGAGCTTGCGCCGCAGGTCGGCTTCCGAGATGCAATCAACCGTGCCCTTTGTTAAGAAGGCGATCTGTTCGTCAATGGTCATAATTTATAAAGAAGTCAGGAGTCAGGAGTCAGAAGACAGAATGGGAGAGGAAGTCGGCTCCGCCTCCGGTTCTTATTCTGACTCCTGACTCCTGACTCCTGACTTCTTTCCCTTCAATATCCGACAGCAGCGCCGCCGAGTCGCGGGTCTGAAGCGCCGAGCCGCATGGCGGTCTGCGGATCAATCATGATGCCTTCGGCGTCGCCCATGTAACCAGGCTTATCGGCGAACTTGTGGCCGCGCGCTTCGAGCGCCTTGCGGGTATCGGCGTTCAGGCCAAACGGCTCCCAGCGAATATGGTCGGGCATCCACTGATGATGATAGCGCGGCGCGTCTATCGCCTGCTGAAGATTCATGTGGAAGTCGAGCACGTTCACCATGACTTGCAAAACCGTGTTGATGATCGTCGGCCCGCCGGGGCTGCCGATGGCGAAGAGGACTTTGCCGTCTTTCAAAACGATGGTCGGCGTCATCGCCGATAGCGGGCGCTTGCGCGGCGCGATGGCGTTGTTTTCGCTTTGTAGCAGCCCATACGCATTCGGCACGCCCGGCTTCGACGTGAAGTCGTCCATCTCGTTGTTGAGCAGGACGCCCGTGCCGCGCGCCGTCACGCCTGAGCCGAAGCTATTGTTCAGCGTGTAGGTGTTCGACACGACGTTGCCTTCTTCGTCAACCACGGTGAAGTGTGTGGTTTCGGGCGACTCGTAGGCCACCGGGTTGCCTTCGCGGATTTCGCTGCTCGGCGTCGCATGGTCGGGCTTGATCGTCTGAATCATGGTCGCGGCATAGTCTTTCGACATCAGGCCAGAGATCGGCACGTTCTGGACAAAATCGGTATCGCCCAGGAAAGCGGCGCGGTCGGCAAAGGCGCGGCGCTCGACCTCCGTCATCAGGTGAATCGTTTCCGACGAGCTCGGCTCCATCTGCGCGAGGTCGTAGCGCTCCAGCATGTTGAGCATTTCCAGAAGCGCGACGCCGCCCGATGACGGCGGCGGCATGGTCAGAATTTCATAGCCGCGATAAGTGCCATGCAGCGGCTTGCGCATCGTCGGCTGGTACTCTTTCAAGTCCTGCGCCGTAACCAGACCGCCGTTGGCCTGCATGTCGGCAACGATCATGCGGGCGGTGTCGCCTTCGTAAAACTCGCGCGGCCCTTTTGCCTTCAAGCGCGCGAGGGTCGCCGCCAGCTCCGGCTGCGCGAATTTCTCGCCCTCTTCAAAGTTCTTGCCGTCGCGCAGGAAGATGCGCTTGCTATCCCCAAAGCGCGACAGCAGATCGCTGCTCGCCTTCATGCTGCGGGCCGTGTGGTACGAGACTTCAAAGCCATCAGCGGCGAGCCGCCGCGCCGGCTCGATCACGTCAGCCCACTTCAGCTTGCCGTGATGCTCAAGGGCGAGCGCCAGGCCGGCGACGCTGCCCGGCACGCCGATGGCGCGATAGCCGACCGTCGAGGCGTCTTTGATGACGTTGCCCTCTTTGTCGAGGTACATATCACGGCTTGCGGCAAGCGGCGCGCGCTCACGGTAATCGATGATCTCGGTTTCGCCGTTGGCGCGGCGAATCATCATAAATCCGCCGCCGCCGAGATTGCCCGCCGACGGCCAGACCACCGCGAGCGCCAGGCCGACGGCGACCGCTGCGTCAATCGCATTGCCGCCGCGCTGCATGACCTCTGCGCCGACGCGCGAAGCGATGGGACTGGTCGAAGCGACGATGCCGTGACGGGCGCGCACCGGCTGGTTCGCCGAAGTGCCCGCCGTCGGCGCGGCGGCGACGGTCGTCGCCGGTTTAGCCTCTTGCTCGGCGCTTGAAGTTGAAGGAACGCGGTTGCAGCCGGTCAGCGCCAGAATCAAAAGCAGTGCCAGCCAGGTAGAGGTTTTTTTCATGTCGTGCTCCCGATTACGAAGCCATGCCAAGATACCAATCGATGAGCGGCTTGCCGACGAACTGCGCGACCAGGGCCGCGGGCCCGAGAAAGACGCCAAAGGGAATCTCCATCTTCATGTTGCTGCCGCGCGCCACCATCACGCCGATGCCGACCAGCGAGCCGATCATCGATCCCAGAAAGATCGTCAGAAAGGTCAATTGCCAGCCGAGAAAAGCGCCGACCATCAACATCATTTTTACATCGCCGAGTCCCATGCCTTCAACGTGGCGGAGCTTCTGATACCCCCAGCGAATCAGCCAGAGCGTGCCGCCACCGGCCACCATGCCGAGCACGGCACAGACAATGGCCAGCGCCCATTCGTGCTGCGCGGTCAATCCAAACCAGTTCGGCGTGCGGCGAATCTGCCAGGGGTCAGGCGCCAGCACTCGCAAGACGAATAGCACGGCGAGGCCGGGAAACGTCAGCACGTTCGGCAGCAGCATATGTCGCAGATCGATGAAGACGAGCGGCACGATGAACGATACGAACACCAGGTCGCCTACGAGCGTCAGCCAGAAACGCGCCGGCACCTGCATATAATGATCGTCGAAGACGTGAAACTGGTTGCCGTCTTTGATGAAGACGAGCAGAAAGAGGATGGCGACGAGCAATTCGATGGCCGGGTAGATGGGCGAGATGCCGACGCGGCAATTGCGGCACTTGCCGCCGAGCAGGGCATAGCTCAAGACCGGCACGTTATCGTAAGGCTTGATCGCGGCGTCGCAGTTCGGGCAGTGCGACGCGGGCAGCACAATCGATTCGCCGAGCGGCACGCGATAGATGACGACA
Coding sequences:
- the tyrS gene encoding tyrosine--tRNA ligase yields the protein MTIDEQIAFLTKGTVDCISEADLRRKLAQAEKTGKPLRVKAGFDPTAPDLHIGHTVLIRKMRHFQMLGHRVIFLIGDFTGLIGDPTGRSATRPALTPEQILANAETYKEQVFKLLDPELTELRFNNEWFAKFSAADFIKLAAKATVAQLLERDEFKKRVDAQIPIGVHELLYPLAQGYDSVALEADVELGGTDQKVNLLMARQVQQGYGSKDPQVVMTTPLLEGLDGVRKMSKSYGNYIGITEAPREMFGKVMSVSDDLMWRYYELLTDLQPAEINALKEAAAQAERNPRDIKAELGRRIVGDFHSAAEAQAASDEFDRIFRGHHAPEDTPEIDLPAGAIRLAKLLASHNLASSVSDAQRQIQQGSVRVDGERVIDVKAEIGQQAGESLLIQVGKRKYLRVTFK
- a CDS encoding AarF/ABC1/UbiB kinase family protein, with amino-acid sequence MQENQSNLTRVTAETPPPSTTVITPRSITVTPAKTGAGTPDERIGIRGYLRMLRIFISFALFGLRAFVNSRDWLGRKREKTAAERHEEGAMLREKFLKLGPTFIKTGQTLATRADLLPIEYIQELSALQDEVPPFPSEIARQIVESELHVKIEDIFKDFEDRPVAAASLGQVHRGQLRTGQTVAIKMQRPNLATQIEFDLRVLRRIARFAARYPNLVRGVDWQGTIDEFRAHIYEEMDYRAEVRNAETFRRNFEKWPDVYVPRIYEIFSSSRVIVMEFIEGLKVTEVEALSAAGRNPHEVVKLLARTYLKQLLEDGFFHADPHPGNLRVMPDGRLAFFDFGMVGRLPVELQSQLINAFFHIVERDVPGLVEDMVRLGFIELSPDEEARFKPIIEGLFDRYLSLKLRDVKFKELLFDLAHVIYEFPFRIPASFTYIVRAMMTLEGIGTQVDPNFNFFEVARPYAKRFMFMREGRYLRSMLVNQLVRGEEGNIEWGKVWKLAKMAFKYYVRGEHKL
- the ggt gene encoding gamma-glutamyltransferase → MKKTSTWLALLLILALTGCNRVPSTSSAEQEAKPATTVAAAPTAGTSANQPVRARHGIVASTSPIASRVGAEVMQRGGNAIDAAVAVGLALAVVWPSAGNLGGGGFMMIRRANGETEIIDYRERAPLAASRDMYLDKEGNVIKDASTVGYRAIGVPGSVAGLALALEHHGKLKWADVIEPARRLAADGFEVSYHTARSMKASSDLLSRFGDSKRIFLRDGKNFEEGEKFAQPELAATLARLKAKGPREFYEGDTARMIVADMQANGGLVTAQDLKEYQPTMRKPLHGTYRGYEILTMPPPSSGGVALLEMLNMLERYDLAQMEPSSSETIHLMTEVERRAFADRAAFLGDTDFVQNVPISGLMSKDYAATMIQTIKPDHATPSSEIREGNPVAYESPETTHFTVVDEEGNVVSNTYTLNNSFGSGVTARGTGVLLNNEMDDFTSKPGVPNAYGLLQSENNAIAPRKRPLSAMTPTIVLKDGKVLFAIGSPGGPTIINTVLQVMVNVLDFHMNLQQAIDAPRYHHQWMPDHIRWEPFGLNADTRKALEARGHKFADKPGYMGDAEGIMIDPQTAMRLGASDPRLGGAAVGY
- a CDS encoding prepilin peptidase, producing MEYLSPYMVAGFVFIFGLLIGSFLNVVIYRVPLGESIVLPASHCPNCDAAIKPYDNVPVLSYALLGGKCRNCRVGISPIYPAIELLVAILFLLVFIKDGNQFHVFDDHYMQVPARFWLTLVGDLVFVSFIVPLVFIDLRHMLLPNVLTFPGLAVLFVLRVLAPDPWQIRRTPNWFGLTAQHEWALAIVCAVLGMVAGGGTLWLIRWGYQKLRHVEGMGLGDVKMMLMVGAFLGWQLTFLTIFLGSMIGSLVGIGVMVARGSNMKMEIPFGVFLGPAALVAQFVGKPLIDWYLGMAS